ATTTTCAGGGGAGTTTACATACTAGTTCACCTTTTGGGAGCATTAATAATGTAAGATGTGCCAATGAATTTTGGGAACTGTAAGCTTTTACTAATCCAAACATGGATCCTGGGGTCCCAATCCCATATTTGAAACAAGCGAAACCTCCAAGATACCCACACTACATCTAAGAGGCACAGATTAAAAGTTGCCCAGTAGACCTCAGAGGTCGATAATACTATCATAAGCCTATTTATTAGGCTTCAAGGATTATGGAGGGGAAGAAATAATGCAAAATCATGCAATCTTTCATTCAAGATTCCCTTCGTACCTGTATTTTGCAAAACTTTAAAAACGATCTCATTTTCTCTATGACATCTGttcttttgtataaggtgtgaatCCAGTTCCTTTTTCTGCTGAAAGCTGTCATTTTTGAGAACGTCATATTTTAAAGTCTTATTTGTCAAAATCTGCTCTTTTAAGTAGTTGTCATTTTGCATGATGTACTTTTCACTACAGTTTCTTAGAATTTCCTGCTGTTGATGTTTTTCTTGAATACACTGAAAGACTAAAATTAATGGCATAGATATAATACAAATAAGTACtcataataaatattgaaatttaagacaaaagaaaaaatttcactCTGACAACCATTAATCATTACTTTAATTAGTCATTACTTTGATTAGTAATTTGACATTTGGAAAGTAACACCTCAACGAACTGATCATAAAAAGGGAAACATAAATTTCTCACCATTAGCAACTTAAGTGTAGGATAAATAACATATCTGAATAAAATTATGAAGGTGACACCTTACTTCTcagtttagtttatttttaataactcatCGTTTACAAATAAGCACTAAAGTAAAAGTCAGTTTGCCAACATTTAACCACATATCTTCTGCATATGAAAATCTGAACTAAGAAACATGAAGTGACAGCACAATTATTATTGGGGCAGATAGAATATCCGCAGCAGAAAAGAGAGTAAGATCCAGATATGTAATTTtatctgaatataaaatatcagtgatttttttcaaaagatatGAGGAATTCAAACAAAAGGTAATGCttgaatttaatattatataacagCATGTGTAGATTCTTTCTTTTACTAAACCATTTCGTCATTACATACTTTGAGAAATGTCAAGAGAAAGCCATAATTTCTTTTGAACAGCTGTCTCTCAAAGAATGTTTATCTCAGATTCACAATAATCAAACCCAAATGGCAGAATACATGTATTACTAAATCCTCTATGAGAAGGAATATTACCATGTATTATACACAGTGAGACAGCTCATCACAGATTCAGAGTCAAggttaagtaaattaaaaatgacaCTGTCATATGCccagaaaaaaattaccaacaaaggCCAGAGCCACCTGGGACATTCTCTGATTACAGACGGGGAACAATGGACAGAGCATGGTTAATATCTGCACAATCAGTGGTTACTGCTGCTACTCGAACGAGAAAGCTGTATTTTATTACTCACTATTTGTCACCAACACTGTGACTATCATCAGAAGAAGTAAACAGAGGATCCCAAGAGTCACTGCAATGAGGCGCCAGGGCACTGAAAAttctttaaatacaaaaataaggaaaataatcacCAGGGGAAGAGCTCGGCTCACTACTAACCTTGACCTGAGAAACCATTTGAAACAAAGAGACAATATCCTCTAAAACTTTGACAAAAATATATCACACaagtatatttaaatttgtaatcTGGAAATTACATGCATGCATTGTAGAAATCCCACACACAGGAATAGTTCTATAGGATTTAAAAAGTCCATCCCACATAAAAGCACCAATAGCAGTAGACACAAAACATGTAGCAAAATCTAAGCTAACGTGTGTGCTCCTTCCTGTGATCACAACTAATcatgaagagaaaggaaaaagcacTCAATAATGCTAAGAAATTAGTAGTCAATAGTGGATATTCTGAAGCTGCAAATGTGGATGGGTCCATCTTCGAGGGAGTTTCTAGAaatcaacttttctttctttttcatcaaTTCTATTTTTCTCTAAACAATGCTATATTTATCCTTTAGCTTTTGAGATCCTCAGTGTCTGAAAGTTGTATCTCTGATTATCTCTATATTAAAGCAGCAAAAGTTATTCTCAATGCATAGTTTAACAATGACCACAtttgaagggagagagagagagcatagaAAAATTAGAATGCCCCTTTTGATTCAAACATTGTTACTGCATCATTGCCATTAAGATTTGGTAAATACTTAAGGCACATAAAAtatctgctatctgcataaaaatgttgtttttaacattgatttttcatttcttacaCTTCCTCTCATACTTTTATTTCTCTAGGAAATGTCATGTTTTCTTCAGATCTAGTCTGTCCTTTGTTATCAAGGCCTCACAAATTCTTCTTGaccacatttaaataaaaacattctactagtttctcaaatttaaaagaattcacTCATTTCTCCATTCTcacaacttaaaacaaaaatacttctACTACTCTACCCCATTATAGTTTCTTATCACCAGCCAAGAACAAGAAGTACAGATAGGAATCTTTTTTCAAATGTCAAAAGTTTGACAATCCATAAGAAACAGGTGAATGTAAATGCTTAAAACGCATACCTTTGTCATCAGTTTTCCCAGGCCTTTGAGTATCATCAGGCCTTAATCTATTCTGTGACTCTGAAGGAGACTGCAAAAATCTCAGGGTTGAATAAATCTCTCCCTGATCATTCATCTTTAGAGTAAGAAGGTAAGTTTTGCATTCAAATCCTGAAATAGGATGGTTTctgttgaaagaaaaattaaaatgtcagccAATAAGAACACACCAGGATTTGATGCTGAGAgatgtatgtgtgtctgtctgtgtgtctgttggtGTGTGTTTATTAACTAAGTGCCTAAAGCATTTAGAGTGAGCCTCAtttatagaagaaatgaaaaatctttCAATACTTTTGTTAAAGTCATTTATACTTCTAGTGATCACAGCCATGATaatgagaaaatacagaaatgatgagaaaaaaatctacCAATAGATTATTGTTCTATTCACCCAGCCAATTTTGCTCAAAATATTCAACATACATATACAAATGTTAGGTAAAATTGATACCACTGTAAATCACTGAAACACTTTATGagttcaacaaacaaaaaatctaaattctggaaaaataaaaatatcctggcttttaaaaacttacatgtattctaatacacatgtaaatataacAAAGTTCTTGCATTCTTTTCAACTATACTTGACTCCATCAGAGTGCTTTCCAAAATGTATCGCATATACCTTCTACAAAAGAATTATTTGAGGGTTAATATTGCAAATTGGTTAACATGCCAGACTCAGTGCCTTTTGCAAGATGTACTAAATAAAAATCACTTCAGCTGGAGCCcagataaatgtattttaaatctcAAATGATTCCATgtacattaaaattttagaaataatcttCCAGTATATTGCCAGAGAAGCCTATGTGAAAATAAAAGTTGTCAACAGGCAGTCATTAATGTCCATAAAAGATTCCATCGATTAATGAATGTCAatatagaaaagaataattaaataGTAAATACCTAAAATTTACTTCTTATGTTAGTCAATATAAAAAGATGATATCCAAGAaatgagaaatatgaaaaaacaaattgcACATGTAACcatattcttttctaatttttttaatttacaaaattttCTAACCTAGTCACATTTTCCCTAATTTCCTAACAAAAAGAAGTATTTTCTATTATAGAGTCATTCAAGAtggataaaatatgtaaatcattAGACTTAAGTAAAAAGTAATTAACCCCTCAAATCTCTATTCTTTATTTTGATAACACAAAGCAAAAATCACAGCatattgagaaagagaaaataactttttgttaATACTGGACTACAATTTCCTTCAAAGTAGTGCAGCACTAATACAATCAGTAGCGAATGCTTTCCTATCATTTCTGTTATAATGCTAAGTCATTTGTAATTAAATGCCATATTTCTAGAATTAGTAAGACTAAGGATAATCTGGTAGAAAGATCTGAGAAAATAAAAGCGGATATTACCTGTATCTGTGCTATGCAGTGGTGCAGGTGGAGAAAACTGATTTCAAAATGAGGGAGAAGCTGGCCTTTCGGGTCCTGGATCCCTTAGGGGCTATAACatgaaaggcagaaataaattgtCTTCGAATGATACTGTAACTCAAAATTTTCTGCCCCACCTCTTGACCAAAGTGATAAGAGGAAATTGTATCATGAAAGCTGGTACTGACGGGAAAGGAAAGATGGTCAAAAACTGCATATTCCTCTATCTCAACTAACCAACCACTTAGTACTCTTTGCAAAATAATGTTCAAAATCAATATTTGAGGgctgaaaagataaaattttgtatacatctttggagaaaataaaactaatatcaTTAACAAAAAACTAACATACTTTAGAGAAACTGCTGGTAAAAGACATTACTAAAATGTCTACGTataaaaatatagacatataAAAGAAGTGTAATGATTGAACTACTTAACTCTTAGTTTAAATAACAGTCTCTCTGTTGGAAATGTTCTCCtatatgtcattattttttaaaagttcctttTTCTATCTGTTTATTTcaag
The Gorilla gorilla gorilla isolate KB3781 chromosome 10, NHGRI_mGorGor1-v2.1_pri, whole genome shotgun sequence genome window above contains:
- the LOC101129370 gene encoding killer cell lectin-like receptor 2 translates to MNDQGEIYSTLRFLQSPSESQNRLRPDDTQRPGKTDDKEFSVPWRLIAVTLGILCLLLLMIVTVLVTNIFQCIQEKHQQQEILRNCSEKYIMQNDNYLKEQILTNKTLKYDVLKNDSFQQKKELDSHLIQKNRCHRENEIVFKVLQNTGKFSEDHWSCCGVNCYYFTMQKKDWKGCKQTCQHCRSSLLKIDDKDELAFIQSQIYENNYWIGLSYDERESKWKWIDNGTSPGINSTIMRFSSGRGECAFLTSTRMATIDCIQTYNCICEKRMDSVFSDSVCAKKKR